A single window of Deltaproteobacteria bacterium DNA harbors:
- a CDS encoding sigma-70 family RNA polymerase sigma factor, with translation MTYAPRFSDREWRLAYGVALRVLQAPDQAEDAAQEALLRAYRARDSYSGTARFESWLYRIAYTTALSQLRSPHHRHRRGAHDGAVLDALPSRDEPPDRVAEAAQLAQCMEGCLDNLRPLDRLAFTERFLNGATERELGELLGVSTNAAKQRAFRARRAVRQCVAASGIASRGGTR, from the coding sequence ATGACCTACGCGCCCCGATTCAGCGACCGAGAATGGCGACTCGCCTATGGCGTCGCGCTCCGCGTGCTACAGGCTCCCGATCAGGCGGAGGACGCCGCGCAGGAGGCGCTGCTGCGCGCGTACCGCGCTCGCGACAGCTACTCCGGCACCGCGCGGTTCGAGTCGTGGCTGTACCGCATCGCGTACACGACGGCGCTCAGCCAGCTGCGCAGCCCGCACCACCGCCACCGGCGCGGCGCGCACGACGGCGCCGTACTCGACGCCCTGCCGTCGCGCGACGAACCGCCCGACCGGGTGGCCGAGGCGGCGCAGCTCGCGCAGTGCATGGAAGGTTGTCTCGACAATCTTCGGCCGCTGGACCGGCTGGCGTTTACCGAGCGGTTCCTCAACGGCGCGACCGAGCGCGAGCTGGGCGAGCTGCTCGGCGTATCGACGAACGCGGCCAAGCAGCGCGCATTTCGCGCGCGGCGTGCGGTGCGCCAGTGCGTCGCCGCATCCGGAATCGCGAGCCG